Genomic DNA from Alkalihalobacterium alkalinitrilicum:
CAACTTTTTGCGCCCCTTTAATAACCCATTTACCGTTATCATTAATAAACGTCATTTTATTATTTGCAAGTTCGTTTTCAATACGGGGGAACTGAACGACTTTTTTATTTTCAATATTAAATCCCTCCAAATAAATATCTTATGGCTACGTAAATTGTAGGCAATAAACCGATATACTTATTTGCTGGCGTATAACCTACTACTCTCAATATAATTAACGTTGCTGTACCAATTAAACAAATGCCATATATCGCTTCTAAGATAACTTCACCCACTCCAGCAATAGCCCCAATTACTATTTCCTTAGTCGTAGCTTTTGCATTTTCTCGAATTGTTTCCTTTGCACCGTTCCATAGAATTTCAGATAACGCTCCTTTTGTTTCGAAAATAGTAGACCATAACGACTCATCCGTTACTTTTCCACTCATTGATGCTAACTCTTCAGCAAGTGGAGTAGGATCTATCCAATCTCCATTTGCTGATCGTAAAGCAAAATGCAGGTGTGGGCCTGTCGATAGCCCTGTCGATCCCGCCTCGCCAATTAATTCACCTGCATTCACTTCATCGCCGACATTAACGTTAACTTCGCTCATGTGTCCGTAAATTGCACGAGTGCCGTCTTCCATTTGAATGGATAAACCCTTTCCGATATTACTCGACCCATCAAATACTTTATCGATTACACCTGATGCGATAGAACGTAATTCGGTACCTTCTGGCATCGCTAAATCGATACCATTGTGTACACGACTATTTCGGACTTCTTCTAATGCGCCAAACTCCGAAGATAATCGAAATTTCATCTCATACACCTACCTAGCCGTTTCTCTAAAGA
This window encodes:
- a CDS encoding M23 family metallopeptidase, translating into MKFRLSSEFGALEEVRNSRVHNGIDLAMPEGTELRSIASGVIDKVFDGSSNIGKGLSIQMEDGTRAIYGHMSEVNVNVGDEVNAGELIGEAGSTGLSTGPHLHFALRSANGDWIDPTPLAEELASMSGKVTDESLWSTIFETKGALSEILWNGAKETIRENAKATTKEIVIGAIAGVGEVILEAIYGICLIGTATLIILRVVGYTPANKYIGLLPTIYVAIRYLFGGI